A DNA window from Mobula birostris isolate sMobBir1 chromosome 3, sMobBir1.hap1, whole genome shotgun sequence contains the following coding sequences:
- the fignl1 gene encoding fidgetin-like protein 1 → MQSHDALHLSEWQKHYFNIISNDCSPGQKADAYRGHLMQLQYAWANADISEQCTASIFRRCTEKYAAIIDSDNAEIGLNNYADSALSLSKCQRNESSRWQSSLTTDDVCKLRCVQEMFKSGNKAKDLLISAADVSTVVGKINHKSSSDHHKMEPISSTDTESSVSKIFISPAEMPSRNIVGNNFPNTSSTITAFAGMKKVQNPLIANPGNDEMNALGSSSTSTLASCRSIHNSPLLKLSKVTNCSGPLASQRGTVSEQCLTLDNKSPPVPSSTISKRKSSSLSSSGGNDSYNYMSYGHFQNQSWTNINQKSFDSMTKSMRSDACATDERCMVTFKTAKEQLHVEQLKKCGNPPQRLPLTTATTNNNLKKSLGTVRSRGLFGKFVSPVSKQDNSDENGGMSLPHGNSSFEPSQPVDERLKNLEPKMIQLIMSEIMDHGPPVNWDDIAGLDFAKATIKEIVVWPMLRPDIFTGLRGPPKGILLFGPPGTGKTLIGKCIACQSGATFFSISASSLTSKWVGEGEKMVRAMFAVARCHQPAVIFIDEIDSLLSQRVDGEHDSSRRIKTEFLVQLDGAATSADDRILVVGATNRPQEIDEAARRRLVKRLYIPLPESSARRHIVVNLMSCENCSLSQEELELIIEQSEGFSGADMAQLCREAALGPIRSIHIADISTITREQVRPITFIDFKNAFVNVRPSVSAKDLELYEEWNKTFGCGR, encoded by the coding sequence ATGCAGTCTCATGATGCACTGCACCTCAGTGAATGGCAGAAGCATTACTTCAATATAATATCCAATGATTGCTCCCCTGGACAGAAGGCAGATGCTTATCGTGGGCATCTAATGCAGTTGCAATATGCATGGGCAAATGCTGACATCTCTGAACAGTGTACTGCTAGCATATTTAGGAGATGTACTGAAAAGTATGCAGCCATTATTGATTCAGACAATGCAGAAATTGGGTTGAATAATTATGCTGACAGTGCTCTGAGTTTATCAAAGTGTCAGAGAAATGAAAGTAGCCGGTGGCAGTCGTCTTTGACGACAGACGACGTTTGCAAATTAAGATGTGTTCAGGAGATGTTTAAGTCCGGCAATAAAGCGAAGGATCTGCTAATATCAGCAGCTGATGTTTCAACTGTGGTTGGGAAAATTAATCACAAATCAAGTTCAGACCATCATAAAATGGAACCTATATCTTCCACTGATACAGAATCTTCGGTATCTAAAATTTTTATTTCGCCTGCTGAAATGCCTTCCCGAAACATAGTTGGAAATAATTTTCCAAATACCTCATCCACAATTACTGCCTTTGCAGGAATGAAAAAGGTGCAAAATCCATTGATTGCTAATCCAGGGAATGATGAGATGAATGCTTTAGGTTCCTCAAGCACTTCCACATTAGCATCTTGTAGAAGTATCCATAATAGTCCCCTGCTGAAACTAAGCAAAGTGACAAATTGTTCTGGACCTCTGGCAAGTCAGAGAGGCACTGTTTCTGAACAATGTTTGACTCTTGATAACAAATCGCCCCCTGTACCTTCTAGTACTATATCAAAAAGGAAGTCTTCCTCTTTATCCAGCAGTGGAGGCAATGATTCGTATAATTACATGTCATACGGACATTTTCAAAATCAAAGTTGGACCAATATTAATCAAAAAAGTTTTGACAGCATGaccaagagcatgagaagtgatGCATGTGCCACTGATGAGAGATGCATGGTTACTTTTAAAACTGCTAAAGAGCAACTGCATGTTGAGCAATTGAAAAAATGCGGCAATCCACCTCAACGGCTGCCTttaacaacagcaacaacaaacAATAACTTAAAGAAATCACTGGGCACGGTCAGGTCTCGTGGTTTGTTTGGCAAGTTTGTTTCTCCAGTTTCAAAACAGGATAACAGTGATGAAAATGGTGGAATGTCTTTGCCTCATGGAAACAGTTCTTTTGAACCTTCCCAACCAGTGGATGAGCGTTTGAAGAACCTTGAGCCAAAGATGATTCAATTAATTATGAGTGAGATCATGGACCATGGTCCCCCAGTGAACTGGGATGATATAGCTGGGTTGGATTTTGCTAAAGCAACAATTAAGGAGATAGTTGTTTGGCCAATGCTTAGACCAGATATCTTCACAGGACTCCGTGGTCCACCCAAGGGAATCCTTTTATTTGGCCCCCCTGGAACAGGGAAAACTCTAATTGGTAAGTGCATtgcttgtcagtcaggagctacTTTCTTTAGTATTAGTGCTTCATCATTGACTTCTAAGTGGGTTGGAGAGGGTGAAAAAATGGTACGTGCAATGTTTGCTGTAGCACGCTGCCACCAGCCTGCAGTTATCTTCATTGATGAGATTGACTCTCTTTTATCACAACGTGTTGATGGGGAGCATGATTCTTCTCGTCGAATAAAAACTGAGTTTTTGGTGCAATTGGATGGAGCTGCTACTTCAGCAGATGATCGTATTCTTGTGGTGGGAGCCACAAATCGCCCTCAAGAAATTGATGAGGCAGCTCGTAGACGTTTGGTCAAAAGACTGTACATCCCTCTGCCTGAAAGTTCAGCAAGGAGGCATATAGTAGTGAACCTGATGTCTTGTGAAAACTGCTCCCTGAGCCAAGAGGAATTGGAGCTAATCATTGAACAGTCTGAGGGGTTTTCAGGAGCTGACATGGCTCAACTTTGTCGTGAGGCAGCCTTGGGGCCAATTCGTAGCATTCATATCGCAGACATCTCTACTATCACACGAGAACAAGTTCGGCCTATTACAttcatagattttaaaaatgcttTTGTAAATGTTCGGCCCAGTGTATCTGCGAAAGACCTGGAGCTATATGAAGAATGGAATAAAACTTTTGGTTGTGGCCGATGA